A single window of Thalassoroseus pseudoceratinae DNA harbors:
- a CDS encoding ParA family protein has protein sequence MRSITVMNQKGGVGKTTSSVNLAAALAKMDRRVCVIDLDPQGHASIHLGIEAFDETPTIYDVFAGARTITTARQMVASNLWVVPANIDLAAAEVELADAPNRERILDAVLNTPEVADQFDYVIMDCPPSLGVLTINSLTATKEVFIPLQPHFFALQGLSKLFETTALVRSRLNRDLRVTGVMLCLYETGTRLAADVTDDLKTFLDGSAPDAPWASARIFSTKIRRNIKLAEAPSFGQSVFEYAPSCPGAQDYGALAEEVIAAETAGTSMPLANAA, from the coding sequence ATGCGATCGATTACGGTGATGAACCAGAAGGGCGGAGTTGGCAAAACGACCTCCAGTGTCAACTTGGCGGCGGCGTTGGCGAAAATGGATCGGCGTGTGTGTGTGATCGATCTCGATCCGCAGGGTCATGCGTCGATTCACTTGGGGATCGAAGCCTTTGACGAGACGCCGACGATCTACGACGTCTTCGCGGGAGCACGGACGATTACGACGGCTCGGCAAATGGTGGCTTCCAACTTGTGGGTCGTGCCAGCGAACATCGATCTGGCGGCGGCCGAAGTCGAGTTGGCCGATGCTCCGAATCGGGAACGTATTCTGGATGCGGTCTTGAACACACCCGAGGTCGCCGATCAATTTGATTATGTGATCATGGATTGCCCACCGTCGCTGGGCGTGCTGACGATCAACTCACTCACCGCGACCAAAGAGGTGTTCATTCCGCTGCAACCGCACTTTTTCGCGTTGCAGGGGTTGTCAAAGTTGTTCGAAACGACGGCTCTGGTTCGCAGCCGATTGAATCGGGATCTGCGTGTCACGGGCGTGATGCTCTGTCTCTACGAGACTGGCACACGGTTGGCGGCCGACGTGACGGACGACCTGAAAACCTTCCTCGACGGCAGTGCTCCGGATGCTCCGTGGGCGAGTGCTCGCATCTTTAGCACGAAGATTCGTCGAAACATTAAGCTGGCTGAGGCACCAAGTTTCGGGCAATCCGTCTTCGAGTACGCTCCAAGTTGTCCCGGTGCCCAGGACTACGGTGCTCTCGCGGAAGAGGTGATCGCCGCCGAAACCGCTGGCACATCAATGCCGTTGGCGAACGCCGCCTGA
- a CDS encoding histone deacetylase family protein: MTVRLFTDDFFLEHETGEHPERPARLSSITKKLTNEGLIERCERGKIRFATDEELLRNHTESHLKTIADTARRTKGYLEADTPFSAKSADVARQAAGTAIEAVDAVFSDDCNRALALIRPPGHHARPSHVMGFCLYNNVAVAARHAIAKQEVERILIVDWDVHHGNGTQDSFYHKEQVTFFSAHRSPFYPGTGAADETGSGPGLGHTLNLPLRFGISRKEYCEAFANSLADAVRKSRPQLILLSAGFDAHAADPIGSLSLEAEDFGTLTQMLTDVADSECEGRLVSLLEGGYNLDALAESVACHLGTLLDEPK; the protein is encoded by the coding sequence ATGACCGTGCGACTCTTCACCGATGACTTCTTCCTGGAACACGAAACCGGTGAACACCCCGAGCGACCAGCCCGATTGAGTTCCATCACGAAGAAACTCACAAACGAAGGGCTAATCGAGCGATGTGAACGCGGGAAAATTCGGTTCGCCACGGATGAGGAGTTGCTACGAAACCACACCGAATCGCATTTGAAAACCATCGCCGATACCGCCAGACGAACGAAAGGCTACCTGGAGGCCGACACCCCGTTCTCCGCGAAATCCGCCGATGTCGCTCGACAAGCCGCCGGAACCGCGATTGAAGCGGTCGATGCCGTCTTCAGCGATGATTGCAACCGAGCACTGGCGTTGATTCGCCCCCCGGGACACCACGCCCGACCGTCCCATGTGATGGGGTTTTGTCTGTACAACAACGTCGCGGTTGCCGCTCGGCATGCCATTGCGAAGCAGGAAGTGGAACGCATTCTGATCGTCGATTGGGATGTTCATCATGGGAACGGCACGCAGGATTCGTTCTACCACAAGGAGCAAGTTACGTTCTTTTCCGCTCATCGATCGCCATTCTACCCAGGCACAGGAGCGGCCGACGAAACTGGCAGCGGGCCCGGTCTGGGTCACACACTGAATTTGCCATTGCGATTTGGCATTTCGCGGAAAGAATACTGCGAAGCCTTCGCAAACAGCTTGGCTGATGCCGTCCGGAAGAGTCGCCCGCAATTGATTTTACTCAGTGCCGGTTTCGATGCTCACGCCGCCGATCCGATTGGCTCGCTCAGTCTGGAAGCCGAAGACTTCGGAACCTTGACCCAGATGCTCACGGATGTCGCCGACAGCGAGTGTGAAGGTCGATTGGTCAGCCTGCTCGAAGGCGGTTACAACCTCGACGCGCTCGCGGAATCCGTCGCGTGTCACCTGGGAACGCTGCTCGACGAACCGAAGTAA
- a CDS encoding HEAT repeat domain-containing protein: MNQHHTPSVFVNRQLGLRRRVFKASRSFVGIEKVKNQLMPPLLRTTIGLLAISLVGLTDLAFAQNAPVRPAGQKPNAPALPPGYAPPSAAPPVFTFQKALLDEDTQKSLKRSAIGITTTLRGQGNGLSPQDKKKIQDWAKLRVYEMTMPEHFTPPVVKYTTDRPKPGEMNAGGAEGFLPDGGGFPGPGTQPRPEPEKKKIPRFDSVADVREKLERELRSTGSLASRTDQVKMIRTVVCKEVAARAEEVLDNNYWVRLNAVILLGNLNVLEDDGRRGTTRQAYAPAYKPLVKVLLTPTGGQLDQQHESVKIRAALGLKNIALTASLADLGVLDKDEIARALISELKQPNNHWWYKQSLIQALSAVDLVQDAKNAKPIILEALGDVLTDQNQELIVRAYAAKALGRIPLPGTVEWPTLAHRIVQLAKEVAETYQKSPGRADLREALWCIYLAFKPETHLEIQRYSGRKQKAGFLSNTVPAVINEAYQQVVPLASHAINQPVQGQAAQIPAEQIATLTQWLQNKTPANNKLAPNISDLNPIGPLKTAAEPGSSGGE, from the coding sequence ATGAATCAGCACCATACTCCGTCTGTTTTCGTCAACCGACAATTGGGTCTTCGCCGTCGCGTTTTCAAGGCGTCACGTTCGTTCGTCGGTATCGAGAAGGTGAAAAATCAACTTATGCCCCCGCTCTTGCGAACCACGATTGGGCTTCTCGCCATCAGTCTTGTCGGACTGACGGACTTGGCGTTTGCACAGAATGCACCGGTTCGGCCTGCTGGTCAGAAACCGAATGCCCCAGCTTTGCCACCGGGTTACGCCCCACCGAGTGCCGCACCCCCGGTGTTTACCTTTCAAAAAGCACTCCTTGATGAAGACACGCAGAAGTCTCTCAAGCGGAGCGCAATCGGCATTACGACCACCCTGCGTGGTCAAGGGAACGGCCTGAGCCCGCAAGACAAAAAGAAAATTCAGGATTGGGCCAAGTTACGAGTGTACGAAATGACCATGCCGGAGCACTTCACGCCTCCGGTGGTCAAATACACGACCGACCGTCCCAAGCCCGGCGAAATGAATGCGGGCGGTGCCGAAGGCTTCCTGCCGGATGGCGGAGGTTTTCCGGGGCCGGGAACGCAACCCCGACCGGAACCAGAGAAAAAGAAGATCCCTCGATTCGATTCCGTCGCAGATGTGCGGGAGAAACTCGAACGGGAATTGCGATCCACCGGGAGTTTGGCCTCACGAACCGATCAAGTCAAAATGATCCGAACAGTCGTCTGTAAGGAAGTGGCTGCTCGCGCGGAAGAGGTCCTCGACAACAACTACTGGGTTCGGCTCAATGCGGTCATCTTGTTGGGCAATCTGAATGTGCTCGAAGACGATGGTCGTCGTGGAACAACTCGACAAGCCTACGCACCGGCCTACAAGCCCCTCGTCAAAGTTCTTCTGACCCCGACCGGTGGTCAACTGGATCAGCAGCACGAATCCGTCAAAATTCGAGCCGCGTTAGGTCTAAAGAACATTGCGTTGACGGCTTCGCTCGCGGATCTCGGGGTGCTTGATAAGGACGAAATCGCCCGAGCATTGATCAGTGAATTGAAGCAGCCGAACAATCACTGGTGGTACAAGCAGAGTTTAATCCAGGCATTGTCCGCCGTTGACTTGGTCCAAGATGCCAAGAATGCGAAACCGATTATCTTGGAAGCCCTGGGCGATGTCCTAACGGACCAGAACCAAGAACTCATCGTGCGAGCCTATGCAGCAAAGGCACTCGGACGAATTCCTTTGCCCGGAACCGTCGAATGGCCGACATTGGCTCACCGAATCGTTCAGTTGGCAAAGGAAGTTGCCGAGACCTATCAGAAGTCTCCCGGACGGGCCGATTTGCGGGAAGCGTTGTGGTGCATCTATTTGGCATTCAAGCCAGAGACACATCTCGAAATCCAACGATATTCCGGCCGGAAGCAAAAAGCGGGCTTCCTGTCCAATACCGTGCCCGCTGTCATCAATGAAGCGTATCAGCAGGTTGTCCCGTTGGCGTCACATGCGATCAATCAACCGGTGCAAGGTCAAGCCGCTCAGATTCCGGCGGAGCAAATCGCGACCTTGACCCAATGGTTGCAGAACAAAACGCCTGCGAACAACAAGCTCGCTCCGAACATTTCCGATTTGAATCCGATCGGCCCACTCAAAACCGCCGCTGAACCAGGTTCATCCGGCGGTGAGTGA
- a CDS encoding sulfatase: MPRGLWSLVFVSMFAGTCLADEAKPNVLFIAVDDLRPELGCFGKSKIHSPNIDRLAADGTVFERAYCMVPTCGASRASLMTGIRPTRQRFVSYQTWAEKDAPGITTLNTHFREHGYVTLSNGKVFHHAKDNGQGWSKPAWRPRNVQQYQLPESRKAMRQNPKGRGPAYEAADVSDNAYADGHIAEKTIKDLGRLAKQDEPFFLAVGFMKPHLPFVAPQKYWDLYDAESIQLPKTYHRPKNAPDQAIHNWGELRQYANIPATGKLSDEMARRLIHGYYACVSYTDAQIGKLLDELERLKLAENTIVVLWGDHGWNLGEHTLWCKHCCFETSMHAPLIVKAPGMTGGQKTPGLTEFIDIYPSLCELAQLPRPEHLEGRSFVPLMKEPNREWKTAAIGRFRNGDTIRTDQFRFTAYTTPKNQLQARMLYDHNTDPEEDNNVADEPAFQDAAKNLLKELRSK, from the coding sequence ATGCCCCGAGGACTGTGGAGTCTTGTTTTCGTCAGTATGTTCGCAGGGACTTGCCTTGCGGACGAGGCGAAACCGAATGTGCTGTTTATCGCTGTAGACGACTTGCGACCGGAACTCGGTTGTTTCGGCAAGTCAAAGATTCATTCACCAAACATCGACCGTTTAGCGGCGGATGGAACGGTCTTTGAGCGGGCCTACTGCATGGTGCCGACGTGCGGTGCGTCACGAGCGAGTTTGATGACCGGCATCCGACCGACTCGCCAGCGATTTGTAAGTTACCAGACGTGGGCCGAGAAGGATGCCCCTGGCATCACCACCCTCAACACGCATTTTCGTGAACACGGTTATGTGACACTTTCCAACGGCAAGGTATTTCATCACGCAAAGGATAATGGGCAGGGGTGGTCGAAACCGGCTTGGCGACCGAGGAACGTGCAACAGTATCAGTTGCCCGAAAGTCGCAAAGCAATGCGACAGAACCCCAAAGGTCGTGGACCGGCCTACGAAGCCGCCGATGTTTCCGATAACGCCTACGCTGACGGTCACATCGCGGAGAAAACCATCAAAGATTTGGGGCGATTGGCGAAGCAAGATGAACCGTTCTTCCTGGCGGTCGGCTTTATGAAACCTCATTTGCCATTCGTCGCGCCGCAAAAGTATTGGGACCTTTACGATGCGGAGTCGATTCAACTTCCGAAGACGTATCACCGCCCGAAGAACGCTCCGGACCAGGCGATCCACAATTGGGGAGAACTCCGGCAGTACGCGAACATCCCGGCAACGGGCAAGCTATCCGATGAAATGGCCCGTCGGCTCATTCACGGCTACTACGCCTGTGTGAGTTACACGGACGCCCAAATCGGCAAGCTACTTGATGAATTGGAGCGGTTGAAACTCGCCGAGAACACAATCGTCGTGCTTTGGGGTGATCACGGTTGGAATTTGGGCGAGCACACTTTGTGGTGTAAACACTGCTGCTTTGAAACGTCGATGCACGCCCCGCTCATCGTCAAAGCTCCCGGGATGACAGGCGGTCAGAAAACACCCGGCTTGACCGAGTTCATCGACATCTATCCGTCGCTCTGTGAACTCGCCCAATTGCCTCGGCCGGAGCATCTTGAGGGTCGAAGCTTTGTCCCGCTGATGAAAGAACCGAATCGCGAATGGAAAACGGCTGCGATCGGTCGGTTCCGGAACGGCGACACCATCCGAACCGACCAATTTCGATTCACCGCATACACCACACCGAAGAACCAACTCCAAGCTCGGATGTTATACGATCACAACACCGACCCCGAAGAGGATAACAACGTGGCCGATGAGCCGGCTTTTCAAGATGCTGCGAAGAACCTGCTCAAGGAACTTCGCTCAAAATGA
- a CDS encoding BPSS1187 family protein yields the protein MTFNDPKPQQYKLTARASKIDPRAKAHPEIDFLIEGKNGKPADIENASVDTRVKPRGKLVIWLMGHNQQLFDRINSYGLHAIQVHYANRWFSICCRENPVGEHCRGNIRLEAATGQDFSDEVDIPKPDGMMERAYQFVKWLAKENPEGKWEYFLTEDGQGLRWDDVIMAGSSHGSTTAARFAKFQKVSRVVAFCGPRDQLQSWQSLPSATPENRYFGFSHVLDGGWTGDHYCRSWELIGMHKFGPIVNVDETKPPYKNTRRLITDFDVDGNARRAHSSVVPGRSAQKDQKTGKYSHEDVWRYLFTHPVDKVGQGVPQDPACKKNHR from the coding sequence CTGACGTTCAACGATCCCAAACCGCAGCAATACAAATTGACGGCCCGTGCCAGCAAGATTGACCCGCGTGCGAAAGCTCATCCTGAGATTGACTTTCTGATCGAAGGAAAGAATGGCAAGCCGGCAGACATTGAGAACGCTTCGGTCGACACCCGTGTGAAACCTCGCGGAAAGTTGGTGATCTGGTTGATGGGGCACAATCAGCAATTGTTCGACCGCATCAACTCGTACGGATTGCACGCCATCCAAGTGCATTACGCCAATCGCTGGTTTTCGATTTGTTGCCGCGAGAACCCCGTTGGCGAACATTGCCGGGGAAATATCCGATTGGAAGCCGCAACCGGGCAGGATTTCAGCGATGAAGTCGACATCCCCAAACCAGACGGCATGATGGAACGGGCCTACCAATTCGTGAAATGGCTGGCCAAAGAAAATCCGGAAGGCAAGTGGGAGTACTTTCTCACCGAGGACGGCCAAGGACTTCGCTGGGATGATGTGATCATGGCCGGGAGTTCGCATGGCTCCACGACAGCCGCACGATTCGCCAAATTTCAGAAGGTCAGCCGGGTTGTGGCGTTCTGCGGACCACGAGACCAGTTGCAGTCTTGGCAATCACTGCCATCCGCGACCCCCGAAAACCGCTACTTCGGCTTTTCGCATGTGCTCGATGGCGGTTGGACCGGCGACCACTACTGCCGCAGTTGGGAACTCATTGGGATGCACAAATTCGGCCCCATCGTGAACGTCGATGAAACGAAGCCGCCCTACAAAAACACGCGGCGACTGATCACCGATTTCGATGTCGATGGCAACGCCCGGCGAGCGCACAGTTCCGTTGTGCCGGGGCGGAGTGCCCAGAAAGACCAGAAGACTGGCAAGTACTCACACGAGGATGTCTGGCGGTACCTATTCACGCACCCCGTCGACAAAGTCGGGCAGGGCGTCCCTCAGGATCCCGCGTGTAAAAAGAATCACCGGTGA
- the zigA gene encoding zinc metallochaperone GTPase ZigA has translation MQPLPVTVLSGFLGAGKTTLLNHVLANREGLRVAVIVNDMSEINIDALSVRNADAQLSRAEEQLVEMSNGCICCTLREDLLVEVSKLAAAGRFDYLLIESTGISEPLPVAETFTFTDDDGRRLGDVAQLDTMVTVVDAGRFLDDYMSLDELNERGVGLNEEDDRDIVKLLTDQVEFANVILLNKIDLVDADQRVALKAMLRHLNPTAEIVETSYGQVPLDTILSTGRFAESWAESTPEWLQVPRGEEASEVEEYGMVSFVYRARRPFHPGRLAKLIESDVFDEVIRSKGLCWLATRPEWAGFWSQAGGVYSLDPMGRWWADVPRDDWPDDAEIVAEIQSQFDGQHGDRRQEVVLIGQKLNVPEIEAALDQCLLADLELIQGPTEWSRLDDPFPQWEIADNLDDAAAYEPDPVES, from the coding sequence ATGCAACCATTGCCGGTAACGGTGCTCTCGGGTTTTCTGGGAGCGGGCAAGACGACTCTGCTCAACCATGTGCTCGCGAACCGCGAGGGATTGCGAGTGGCGGTGATCGTCAATGACATGAGCGAAATCAATATCGATGCGCTCTCTGTGCGGAATGCCGACGCCCAACTCAGTCGGGCCGAAGAGCAACTCGTGGAGATGTCCAACGGTTGTATCTGCTGTACTCTGCGAGAGGACTTGCTCGTGGAAGTTAGCAAGTTGGCGGCAGCAGGTCGGTTCGACTATCTGCTGATCGAGTCTACCGGCATTTCCGAACCGCTGCCAGTCGCTGAAACATTCACATTTACGGATGACGATGGTCGGCGACTTGGTGACGTGGCTCAACTCGACACGATGGTCACCGTTGTCGATGCCGGGCGATTCTTAGACGACTATATGTCGCTCGACGAATTGAACGAACGCGGGGTCGGCCTCAACGAAGAGGATGATCGTGATATCGTCAAGCTGCTCACTGATCAGGTTGAGTTCGCGAATGTAATTTTGCTGAACAAGATCGACTTGGTCGATGCAGATCAGCGTGTCGCGTTGAAAGCAATGCTGCGGCATTTGAATCCGACCGCTGAGATTGTCGAAACCAGCTACGGCCAGGTTCCACTCGACACCATTTTGAGTACTGGACGTTTCGCGGAATCTTGGGCGGAGTCGACTCCCGAATGGTTGCAGGTTCCTCGGGGTGAGGAAGCGTCTGAAGTCGAAGAGTATGGCATGGTTTCGTTTGTGTACCGTGCACGGCGTCCCTTTCATCCCGGTCGGCTTGCCAAGCTGATTGAGTCGGATGTCTTCGATGAAGTGATTCGGTCGAAAGGTTTGTGCTGGCTCGCGACGCGACCGGAGTGGGCGGGTTTCTGGTCGCAAGCAGGTGGCGTTTACAGTCTCGATCCGATGGGGCGGTGGTGGGCCGACGTGCCCCGCGATGATTGGCCGGATGACGCCGAGATCGTTGCCGAGATTCAATCGCAGTTCGACGGGCAGCACGGCGATCGACGACAAGAAGTCGTCTTGATTGGTCAGAAACTGAATGTGCCTGAGATCGAGGCGGCATTGGATCAATGTTTGTTGGCGGATTTGGAGTTGATTCAAGGTCCGACTGAATGGAGCCGTCTTGATGATCCATTCCCGCAATGGGAGATCGCTGACAACTTGGACGATGCAGCCGCATACGAGCCCGATCCGGTGGAGTCCTAG
- a CDS encoding bifunctional acetate--CoA ligase family protein/GNAT family N-acetyltransferase, with the protein MSIHNLNSIFRPKRVAVIGASMKAGSVGRTVLENLLSGGLVDNEGEPASQLVYPVNPKYDEIFGIPAFADMSELPEPADLAIVCTPAATVPDVVRQCGAMGTMGVIVISAGFREIGSTGRRLEEDLKKAVSEYPGMRMIGPNCLGIISPKRNLNASFAETMPSSGSVAFISQSGALCTSVLDWSLNENVGFSHFVSVGNALDVGFAELIDYFAADGQTEAIVLYIESMSEARRFMSAARAFTLTKPIVVYKAGRFAESAQAAASHTGALAGVDAVYESAFTRAGLVRVLDMESLFDCAELLSRYRVPDGPRLAIVTNAGGPGVMATDALLAAHGKLAELSDSTMRRLDEVLPPTWSHGNPVDVIGDAPPERFEDAVKAVHQDPGVDAVLVVLTPQAMTNPTSTARRLAALARQSGRPVLAAWMGGPAVREGIAILNAAGVPTYPTPEQGVRAFMQMSRYARNRDLLYETPRRLTINFPQPRPQTRQEFRDRLPEGDNILSEGDSKSLLAAYGIPTARPQLATSAEDAVSVAKAIGFPVVLKIQSPDISHKTDVGGVELNLSDEHAVRDAFARVTKAAREHQREARIDGVTIQPMVLAPYKTEIIVGAKKDPVFGPVLMVGAGGTAAEVFRDMAFELPPLTERLARRMVESLRTWPLLAGFRGRPPFDVDGLIDVLLRLSALVADNPEVQELDINPLLLTPDQVHAVDARIRTVSTRDTRGERQFSHLAIRPYPEEFVAERTLRDGTRVRLRPVRPEDVPRWRDLITRCSPESIRRRFRYLFSEPTREVTARFCFCDYDRELSIVAELTDEPNCPMAGVVQLLADADHESAEFGILIPDAWQNNGLGSLLTDYCLDIARTWGLKRVFAEADPANRRVLRLFENRGFTAKPIDIDSTMYHKELLSDATATN; encoded by the coding sequence ATGTCGATTCACAATCTAAATAGCATCTTCCGACCGAAACGTGTGGCGGTTATCGGTGCCAGCATGAAAGCTGGGAGTGTGGGCCGGACGGTGCTCGAGAACCTGCTGTCCGGTGGCCTGGTCGACAACGAAGGGGAACCCGCAAGCCAGCTTGTGTACCCGGTCAATCCAAAGTACGACGAAATTTTCGGCATTCCCGCGTTTGCCGATATGAGTGAACTGCCAGAACCCGCCGATCTGGCAATCGTCTGCACCCCGGCGGCGACAGTGCCCGATGTGGTTCGGCAGTGCGGAGCCATGGGAACGATGGGGGTGATTGTTATTTCAGCCGGTTTCCGCGAAATCGGTTCGACAGGTCGACGACTCGAAGAGGATCTGAAAAAGGCCGTCAGCGAGTATCCCGGCATGCGGATGATTGGCCCGAATTGCCTGGGCATTATCTCCCCGAAGCGGAATCTCAACGCGAGTTTTGCCGAAACGATGCCGTCCTCAGGGAGCGTGGCGTTTATCTCGCAATCAGGGGCACTTTGCACGTCCGTGCTGGATTGGTCGCTGAACGAAAATGTGGGGTTCTCCCATTTCGTTTCAGTTGGAAACGCCTTGGATGTCGGCTTTGCGGAACTGATCGACTACTTCGCGGCCGATGGACAAACCGAAGCGATTGTCCTTTACATCGAGTCCATGAGTGAGGCACGACGGTTCATGTCGGCCGCCCGCGCATTCACTTTGACCAAGCCAATCGTCGTGTACAAAGCCGGTCGTTTTGCGGAATCGGCTCAGGCCGCCGCGTCGCATACGGGGGCGCTGGCGGGTGTGGACGCCGTTTACGAATCTGCCTTCACACGTGCTGGCTTGGTTCGTGTTTTAGACATGGAAAGCCTGTTCGATTGCGCGGAATTGCTGTCCCGATATCGGGTTCCGGACGGTCCACGGTTGGCCATCGTGACCAACGCCGGCGGACCGGGAGTGATGGCGACCGATGCGTTGTTGGCGGCACACGGAAAACTGGCGGAGCTATCGGATTCGACAATGCGACGGCTCGACGAGGTATTGCCGCCCACGTGGTCGCACGGGAACCCGGTCGATGTCATTGGCGATGCACCACCGGAACGTTTTGAAGACGCTGTCAAAGCGGTTCATCAGGATCCGGGTGTCGATGCGGTCTTGGTTGTGCTGACTCCCCAGGCCATGACCAATCCCACATCCACAGCGCGACGGCTGGCGGCACTGGCTCGGCAATCGGGTCGTCCGGTGTTGGCCGCATGGATGGGTGGTCCCGCGGTCCGTGAGGGCATTGCGATTTTGAACGCTGCGGGCGTGCCAACATACCCCACTCCAGAGCAAGGCGTGCGGGCGTTTATGCAGATGTCACGTTATGCCCGAAACCGAGACCTGCTGTATGAGACCCCTCGCAGATTGACGATCAATTTCCCGCAGCCGCGTCCGCAAACACGACAGGAGTTCCGCGACCGACTCCCTGAGGGAGACAACATACTCAGCGAGGGCGATTCGAAATCCCTTTTGGCGGCGTATGGAATTCCCACGGCTCGACCGCAGCTCGCAACGTCTGCCGAAGACGCGGTCAGTGTTGCTAAAGCAATTGGTTTTCCCGTGGTGCTTAAAATCCAATCGCCGGACATCTCTCATAAAACCGATGTTGGTGGCGTGGAATTGAACCTCTCCGACGAACACGCCGTCCGAGACGCCTTCGCACGGGTGACCAAGGCGGCTCGCGAGCATCAGCGGGAAGCTCGAATCGACGGCGTCACAATTCAGCCGATGGTGTTGGCTCCCTACAAAACCGAGATCATCGTGGGAGCGAAGAAGGATCCGGTTTTTGGTCCAGTCTTGATGGTGGGTGCCGGTGGAACTGCTGCGGAAGTCTTTCGCGATATGGCATTCGAGTTGCCACCGTTGACCGAGCGATTGGCCCGCCGGATGGTCGAGTCGCTACGGACGTGGCCATTGCTCGCTGGTTTCCGCGGGCGTCCGCCGTTCGATGTCGATGGCCTAATCGATGTGCTGCTTCGGCTCTCCGCGTTGGTCGCGGACAACCCGGAGGTTCAGGAACTCGACATCAATCCGCTGTTGCTTACTCCCGATCAAGTGCATGCGGTTGACGCTCGTATTCGCACGGTATCAACTCGTGATACTCGCGGCGAACGCCAGTTTTCCCATTTGGCAATCCGACCGTACCCGGAAGAATTTGTCGCCGAACGGACGCTCCGCGATGGCACCCGTGTCCGATTGCGACCAGTGCGACCGGAAGACGTGCCCCGCTGGCGTGACCTCATCACGCGGTGTTCGCCGGAATCGATTCGACGCCGATTTCGATATCTCTTCAGTGAACCCACACGTGAGGTCACCGCTCGTTTTTGCTTCTGCGACTACGACCGTGAACTCTCAATCGTCGCAGAGTTGACGGACGAACCGAATTGTCCGATGGCCGGTGTGGTGCAACTTCTCGCCGATGCCGATCACGAATCCGCCGAGTTCGGCATCCTTATCCCCGACGCCTGGCAGAACAACGGACTTGGCTCGTTGCTGACGGATTACTGCTTGGACATCGCTCGCACCTGGGGACTCAAACGTGTGTTTGCGGAAGCCGATCCAGCAAACCGCCGCGTCCTCCGGTTGTTCGAGAATCGTGGTTTTACTGCAAAGCCGATTGATATCGACTCCACGATGTACCACAAAGAATTGCTATCCGATGCCACGGCGACCAACTAA